The bacterium BMS3Abin02 genome contains the following window.
CGCGCGGAGGCTCCGGCGAAGTTGAACCTCACACTCCGTGTGCTGGGGCTCGATGTCGGCGGCTACCACACGCTTCGTTCGCTCGCCCAGGCAGTGAGCTGGTTCGACACCGTCGAGATGGATGTCTCTTCGGATGACGAACTCGAAATCGCAGGGTTGGAGGTTCCGCGCGGTGGCGAGAATCTCGTGTGGCGGGCGATCGAAGCACTCCGCGCGCTCACCGGCATCCGAACCGCACTCCGGATCCGTCTACAGAAGCGGATTGCCGTCGCTGCGGGCCTGGCGGGCGGCAGCACCGACGCTGCGGCAGTATTGTTGCTTGCCGCCAAGATGCTCGACATTCCTCTCGAACTCGTGTCTCGAGTCGCTCCGTCGGTCGGCGCCGACGTACCATTCTGCCTGCTGGGCGGGCTCGCGATGATGGAAGGCCGTGGAGAACGACTGACGGCGCTCACATCGGCGGGCGACTACGCGGTGGCCGTCGTGACGCCACCGTTCGTGTTGGAGACCGCCGCCGTGTTTCGGGCATGGGACCGACTGGGCGATTCGAAGGCTCGCGCGATTACCGGCAAGGCCGTACCTCCCTCCTTGCGACAGTTCGCACCGCTGGTCAACGATCTCGAACCTGCCGCTCTCTCGATGGCTCGGGACCTCGAAGATTGGATCAGCGACCTCGAGGGCTGCTGGGAACGCCCTGTTCTGCTCACAGGCAGCGGGCCGAGCCTGTTCGCGTTCTTCTCCGATGAACAGGAGGCCGTGTCGGCTCTGGCCGCTGCACCATCGGAGGTTCGCGCCGGAGTGTCCGCAGTCCCGCTGGTAACCGGTGCGCGGTGCATCGAGTGAGTCCAAGGTCTGTGGGCTGCAATTGGATAGGAGGCTGTAGACTCCTTCGAGCCCGAGAGGGTGATGAGAATTGGGGGGTGGTGTAATGGCAGCACAGCGGGTTTTGGTCCCGTCAGTAGGGGTTCGAGTCCCTTCCCCCCAGCACACCATCGAAGGAGGGGCCGAATGGCCGTGAAAGCCGTGGTACTCGCCGCCGGAGCGGGCACGCGTATGAAATCAGACCTGCCCAAGGTCCTGAATACCGTGGCGGGGAGACCCATGATCGCCTGGGTACTCGACGCCATCAGGGCTATCGAACCCGAGCAGATCGTTGTTGTGGTCGGCCAAGGCGGCGACCTGGTCCGCTCCGTCATTGCAGACGATGTCGATGTCGTGGTCCAGAAGGAACAGCTCGGTACCGGACATGCGACCGGGGTCGCGTTGAGCGCCATCTCCGCGGGCGACGCCGATTCGGTACTCGTGGCCCCCGGGGACACCCCGCTGCTCGTTCCCGAGACGCTCGCCGAGCTGATCAGGGCGCACCGGCGCACCGGGTCTGCGGTTTCGGTCCTCACGGCGGATATCGACGTGCCTGCCGGCTACGGGCGGATCCTTCGGGACGGCTGGGACCGGGTCGTCGGCATCGTCGAACACGGAGATGCAAGCCCGTCGCAGCGACGGATCAACGAGATCAATGGTGGCGTGTATGTGTTCGACGGGTCGCTTCTGGCCGACGCTCTGCCCAGGGTGGAGCCGAACAACGTTCAGGGCGAGTATTACCTCACCGACGTCATCGAGATCCTTGCCGAAGAAGGTCATCCGTTGCATGCTCTCAAGACGAACCCTGTGGAGATCGCCGGGGTCAACAGCCACGTTCAGCTCGCGCAAGCCGCCGCGCTCATGCGCCGGCGCATCAACGAGCATTGGATGCGGCGAGGTGTCTGGATGCAGGATCCGGACAGGGTCTATCTCGAGGCGAGCGTGCAACTCGAGCCGGGAGCCATTCTGCTGCCCGACACGCATCTGCGCGGGTCGACGAGCGTCGCCGGTGGAGCTCGCGTGGGGCCGAACGTCACTGCAGAGGATTCATCGATCGGACCAAACGCCCACGTCTGGTACTCGGTGCTGCGAGGAGCAGACGTCGGTGAAGACGTGGAAGTCGGACCCTACGCTTCGCTGCGACCCGGGACGGTCCTCCGCAAGGGCAGCAAGGTCGGGACTTTCGTGGAGACGAAGAAGACGACGGTCGGTGAAGGCTCCAAGGTGCCGCACCTCAGCTACATCGGAGACACCGAGATCGGCAAGGACGCCAACATCGGCGCAGGATCCATCACCTGCAACTACGACGGGATTGCGAAGCATGCAACGGTGATCGGCGATCGTGCCTTCATCGGATCCGACACGATGCTCGTCGCTCCGCTGACGGTCGGTGAAGATGCAGTGACCGGGGCGGGGTCGACCATCACGGAGGATGTCGCTCCAGGGGCGCTCGCGGTCGAGCGTTCGGTGCAGAAGGAGATCCCCGGCTACGCTGCCCGTCGGAAGAAGAAGGGTTCCTGAGTGGAGATCGTAGGTCGAAAACGACTCATGCTCTTTTCGGGGAGCGCCAATCCGGCGCTCGCCGACGAGATCGCCGACTTCATGAACGTTGATCAAGGCGGGTTGGAGCGGTCGGTGTTCGCCAATGGCGAGATCTACGTGCGGCCGACGGAGAGCGTTCGCGGAGCCGATTGCTTCGTGCTCCAGAGCCACTCGCACCCGGTGAACTTCCATATCATGGAACAGTTGCTGATCATCGACGCGCTCCGACGCGCGTCGGCCAAACGCATCACCGCCGTGATGCCGTTCTTCGGGTACTCACGACAGGATAAAAAAGGCCTTCCGCGTGAGCCGATCTCTGCCCGGCTCATGGTCGACATGTACTTTGCGGCCGGAGCGGATCGCCTCGTGTCCATCGACCTGCACAGTGGACAGATTCAAGGGTTCA
Protein-coding sequences here:
- the ispE gene encoding 4-diphosphocytidyl-2-C-methyl-D-erythritol kinase codes for the protein MMTERAEAPAKLNLTLRVLGLDVGGYHTLRSLAQAVSWFDTVEMDVSSDDELEIAGLEVPRGGENLVWRAIEALRALTGIRTALRIRLQKRIAVAAGLAGGSTDAAAVLLLAAKMLDIPLELVSRVAPSVGADVPFCLLGGLAMMEGRGERLTALTSAGDYAVAVVTPPFVLETAAVFRAWDRLGDSKARAITGKAVPPSLRQFAPLVNDLEPAALSMARDLEDWISDLEGCWERPVLLTGSGPSLFAFFSDEQEAVSALAAAPSEVRAGVSAVPLVTGARCIE
- the glmU gene encoding bifunctional protein GlmU — translated: MAVKAVVLAAGAGTRMKSDLPKVLNTVAGRPMIAWVLDAIRAIEPEQIVVVVGQGGDLVRSVIADDVDVVVQKEQLGTGHATGVALSAISAGDADSVLVAPGDTPLLVPETLAELIRAHRRTGSAVSVLTADIDVPAGYGRILRDGWDRVVGIVEHGDASPSQRRINEINGGVYVFDGSLLADALPRVEPNNVQGEYYLTDVIEILAEEGHPLHALKTNPVEIAGVNSHVQLAQAAALMRRRINEHWMRRGVWMQDPDRVYLEASVQLEPGAILLPDTHLRGSTSVAGGARVGPNVTAEDSSIGPNAHVWYSVLRGADVGEDVEVGPYASLRPGTVLRKGSKVGTFVETKKTTVGEGSKVPHLSYIGDTEIGKDANIGAGSITCNYDGIAKHATVIGDRAFIGSDTMLVAPLTVGEDAVTGAGSTITEDVAPGALAVERSVQKEIPGYAARRKKKGS